A stretch of the Deltaproteobacteria bacterium genome encodes the following:
- a CDS encoding protein-L-isoaspartate(D-aspartate) O-methyltransferase produces the protein MSQSLQTAREEMVKTRIKARGIKDPRVLNAMLKVERHRFVPEHLKSRAYEDNPLPIGEGQTISQPYIVALMTELLDLKGADKVLEIGTGSGYQAAILAELAQEVYTIEIITLLADTARDRLEQLGYNNIKVKAGDGYQGWPQYAPFDAIIVTAAPDHIPQPLLDQLKEGGRMVLPVGTFPYQELKKIIKKSGKPEVTNILPVLFVPMTGSQVKPK, from the coding sequence ATGTCCCAGTCTCTTCAAACCGCGCGGGAGGAAATGGTTAAAACCCGGATCAAGGCCAGGGGGATCAAAGATCCTCGGGTCCTGAACGCTATGCTCAAAGTGGAACGGCATCGGTTTGTCCCCGAGCATCTTAAGTCCCGGGCCTATGAGGACAATCCCTTACCCATCGGCGAGGGCCAGACTATTTCCCAGCCCTACATCGTGGCCTTGATGACCGAACTCCTGGATCTGAAAGGTGCCGATAAGGTTCTTGAAATCGGAACCGGATCGGGTTATCAGGCCGCTATATTGGCCGAATTGGCCCAGGAAGTCTATACGATTGAGATTATAACCCTTCTGGCCGATACGGCCAGGGATCGTCTGGAGCAGTTGGGTTATAACAACATCAAGGTTAAAGCCGGTGACGGCTATCAGGGATGGCCCCAATACGCCCCCTTCGATGCCATTATCGTGACAGCCGCCCCGGATCATATCCCGCAACCCTTATTGGACCAGCTAAAAGAAGGGGGGAGGATGGTCCTTCCGGTGGGAACCTTTCCCTACCAGGAGCTGAAAAAGATAATTAAAAAATCCGGCAAACCGGAGGTTACCAACATCCTTCCCGTCCTGTTTGTTCCCATGACCGGATCCCAGGTGAAACCCAAATAA
- a CDS encoding response regulator — protein MEEIKRPVILIIDDDEVIRDSCTKVLLKEGYQVETAVDGPSGCKIASKIHPDLALVDLKMPGICGPEILEELSKIDPYMAKVVITGYATVSTAVESMQHGASYFLTKPFVPDELRMVTQEALEKRKDRLKAEFLRKGSRPMDPALTAIFLKEIEDPLEEIENFFSELEDRGIIQGELVGPFLKARTHIQDLKQTVKKWLA, from the coding sequence ATGGAAGAAATAAAACGTCCGGTCATTTTAATCATTGACGACGATGAAGTTATCCGGGATTCTTGTACCAAGGTCCTGCTCAAAGAAGGCTATCAAGTCGAAACAGCCGTCGACGGGCCATCGGGTTGCAAAATAGCCAGTAAGATTCACCCGGATCTGGCCCTGGTTGATTTAAAAATGCCGGGGATTTGCGGTCCGGAGATCCTGGAAGAATTAAGTAAAATAGATCCTTATATGGCCAAGGTGGTCATTACCGGCTATGCCACGGTTAGTACTGCCGTGGAATCCATGCAGCATGGGGCCTCCTATTTCTTAACCAAACCCTTTGTCCCCGATGAACTGCGGATGGTCACCCAGGAGGCCTTGGAAAAAAGAAAAGACCGTCTTAAGGCGGAATTTTTACGAAAGGGATCCAGACCCATGGATCCTGCACTAACTGCCATTTTCCTGAAGGAAATTGAAGACCCCCTGGAGGAAATTGAAAATTTTTTTTCCGAACTCGAAGACCGCGGAATAATCCAGGGCGAGTTAGTGGGTCCATTTCTCAAAGCCAGAACACACATCCAGGATTTAAAACAAACGGTCAAAAAATGGCTGGCTTGA
- a CDS encoding 4Fe-4S binding protein, with the protein MEELYVKLQERLDDLATGFPATENRMELKILKRLFTEEEAELFVHLSPLLDQPSQVAQRLGRESQATAVLMEQMAVKGLLFRQRKGDTVRYAAVPYVVGIFEFQLNRLDREFVREMQEYSETAFNRTIQAYSTPVLRTIPINRQLVADWPVAPYEDVLGILEGQKTIAVAPCICRTMARIEDKGCDKPVEACFLFGAHAHFYVDNHMGRYITQEEAKEIVRRNEEAGLVMQPFNAQKVGGMCSCCGDCCGVMQSLKKQPVPAKAVQSNYFAQVNGEECIGCEICLDRCQMEAINMVEDRAVIDLNRCIGCGLCVSTCTAEALRLIKKPEDLQYLPPATGAETYLRIALERGKNLMP; encoded by the coding sequence ATGGAAGAACTTTATGTCAAATTGCAAGAGCGTCTGGACGATCTGGCCACTGGTTTTCCTGCTACGGAGAACCGGATGGAGTTAAAGATACTTAAGCGACTCTTTACTGAGGAGGAAGCAGAACTTTTTGTTCATTTATCTCCTCTCCTGGATCAACCCTCACAGGTGGCCCAGCGACTGGGTCGTGAATCCCAGGCCACAGCCGTCTTGATGGAGCAGATGGCGGTTAAAGGGTTGCTCTTCCGGCAACGAAAAGGGGACACGGTACGCTATGCCGCTGTTCCCTATGTAGTGGGCATTTTCGAGTTTCAGCTCAACCGCCTGGACCGGGAATTTGTCCGGGAGATGCAGGAATATTCTGAAACGGCCTTCAACCGGACCATTCAAGCTTACAGCACCCCGGTCTTGCGGACCATTCCCATTAATCGTCAACTGGTGGCCGACTGGCCGGTCGCCCCTTATGAAGATGTTTTAGGGATTCTGGAGGGCCAGAAAACCATCGCCGTTGCCCCCTGCATCTGCCGGACCATGGCCCGCATAGAAGATAAGGGCTGTGACAAACCGGTGGAAGCCTGTTTTCTATTCGGGGCCCATGCCCACTTTTATGTGGATAATCATATGGGCCGGTATATCACTCAGGAAGAGGCTAAGGAAATCGTCCGACGTAACGAAGAAGCCGGTCTGGTCATGCAGCCCTTTAATGCCCAGAAAGTAGGCGGCATGTGCAGTTGTTGCGGAGATTGTTGCGGGGTGATGCAGTCTTTGAAAAAACAACCCGTGCCGGCCAAAGCAGTCCAAAGCAACTATTTCGCCCAGGTTAATGGAGAGGAATGTATCGGCTGTGAGATCTGCTTAGACCGCTGCCAGATGGAGGCCATCAATATGGTCGAAGACCGGGCGGTCATTGATCTCAACCGATGTATCGGTTGCGGCCTTTGTGTGTCGACCTGTACGGCCGAAGCCCTCCGATTGATCAAGAAACCGGAAGATCTCCAATATCTGCCCCCGGCCACCGGGGCCGAGACCTATTTGCGCATTGCTCTGGAACGGGGTAAAAATTTGATGCCTTAA